One window of Acropora palmata chromosome 1, jaAcrPala1.3, whole genome shotgun sequence genomic DNA carries:
- the LOC141879211 gene encoding phosphatidylserine lipase ABHD16A-like, with protein MKMVDIYRCAIGPQLHRIFARNRVESRPYEANGVERFGAGIIRALSLAWSVCYSTSLLTGPALGFYLIRKGFLSQAGLASLSKFLGTTLVVVFGALCLRGYGRSRNEEYRLFLALLEETKTNNNAENKRKLGCYDFDFSAWPVDYKWDKEKAVRNSQTMQEETSHSRPAGLLSFLGSWPCDFLRYFVAHSVGRPLIYPGSTGLLQSGLSEPLLTGRTYLIEHKGERAKLETADGNEIDTMFMDKRSSPDIRERGDTLVITCEGNAGFYEVGLITTPLKAGYSVLGWNHPGFAGSSGLPSPESEKNAIEVVMQYAIEELGFPVNKIFIYAWSIGGYPAVCGAKVYPQIGGMVLDATFDDIVPLAQTKMPDSICNFTTRVVKEYFHLDIARLLCSYPGPVLIIRRMRDEIISTENGDISSNRGNDLLLKFLKFRYPNLLNSDCEDALLEYLAAPDQNTKSAIWNSLNVDTDYYRAVYKNYTDENGRGFPMMIGQNMTTEERIQLLMFLVLQYHMDFDATHCVSLPSPTFRLPWNEQ; from the exons atgaaaatggtgGATATCTATCGTTGCGCAATTGGTCCTCAATTACATCGAATTTTTGCTCGAAATAGAGTGGAG AGTCGACCATATGAAGCGAATGGAGTGGAACGATTTGGTGCGGGAATCATACGAGCG CTGTCCTTAGCATGGTCTGTTTGTTACTCAACATCCCTGTTAACTGGACCTGCTCTAGGATTCTACCTTATCCGCAAAG GTTTTTTAAGCCAAGCAGGGCTAGCGAGTCTTTCAAAGTTTCTTGGAACAACATTGGTAGTTGTGTTTGGAGCATTATGTTTAAGAG GGTATGGCCGTTCAAGGAATGAAGAATATAGACTGTTCTTAGCTCTTTTAGaggaaacaaagacaaacaacaATGCGGAGAACAAG AGAAAGCTTGGATGTTATGACTTTGACTTCAGTGCTTGGCCTGTTGATTATAAGTGGGATAAAGAAAAAGCAGT TAGGAATTCCCAAACGATGCAGGAAGAAACATCCCATAGCAGACCAGCTGGATTGTTATCCTTTCTTGGAAGTTGGCCATGTGATTTCCTTAG ATATTTTGTTGCTCATTCAGTGGGTCGTCCATTAATCTACCCTGGATCTACTGGGCTATTGCAGAGTGGACTTT CTGAACCTTTATTGACTGGAAGGACATACTTGATTGAACAC AAAGGTGAAAGAGCAAAGCTTGAGACAGCTGATGGTAATGAGATAGATACCATGTTCATGGACAAGAGATCAAGTCCAGATATCAGAGAAAGGGGAGACACACTG GTCATAACCTGTGAAGGGAATGCTGGATTTTATGAGGTTGGCTTGATCACTACTCCCTTGAAAG cTGGATATTCAGTCCTTGGATGGAATCACCCAGGTTTTGCTGGTAGTAGT ggTTTGCCCAGCCCTGAATCTGAGAAGAACGCCATAGAAGTTGTGATGCAGTATGCAATTGAAGAACTTGGCTTCCCAGTAAATAAGATTTTCATATATGCCTGGTCAATTG gTGGTTATCCTGCAGTGTGTGGTGCAAAGGTTTATCCACAGATTGGTGGAATG GTGTTGGATGCAACATTTGATGACATAGTTCCTCTTGCTCAAACCAAGATGCCTGATTCTATCT GTAACTTTACAACAAGGGTAGTAAAGGAATATTTTCACCTGGACATAGCTCGTCTACTTTGCAG CTACCCAGGTCCTGTGTTGATCATCAGGCGAATGAGAGACGAGATAATTTCCACAGA aaaTGGAGATATCAGCTCCAACCGTGGAAATGATCTGTTATTAAAGTTTCTAAAATTCCG GTATCCTAATTTGCTGAATAGTGATTGTGAAGACGCGTTGTTGGAGTATTTAGCTGCTCCGGATCAAAATACCAAAA GCGCTATATGGAACAGCTTGAACGTTGATACCGATTACTACAGAGCCGTGTATAAAAATTATACGGACGAAAATGGCAGGGGTTTTCCGATGATGATTG GTCAAAATATGACTACTGAAGAGAGAATTCAATTGTTGATGTTTCTG GTGTTGCAATATCATATGGACTTCGATGCCACCCATTGTGTTTCTTTACCATCCCCGACGTTTCGCTTGCCATGGAACGAGCAGTAA
- the LOC141894901 gene encoding cannabinoid receptor 1-like, with amino-acid sequence MSNLSKQEDFELSCFNLEVNFATSSFLNVTNIVTAIVNSVFSLTAVLWNFLFILTYKRTPSLRCPSYTFLCCLALSDLTVGLIVQPSFVAHKIGEIQHDFGIYCSTRITSETTTRVCSGVSILTLTAIGVERYLELRLHLRHKEIVTNFRTVVIAILLWCITIILAGLWFVLDWKIFNAIIAFCMLSCLIVTLWAYSRIYKEVRRHRRVIQSQEQATSMRNMIKFGKSTITMVYILGLYVISNALLTGVVIAHRAQGYTESIKLAYIYISTCTFICSSINPVLYFWRISDIRHAVIRTVKAVA; translated from the coding sequence ATGTCAAACCTATCAAAACAAGAAGACTTCGAACTCAGCTGCTTCAACTTGGAAGTTAATTTTGCCACCTCTAGTTTCTTAAATGTCACAAACATTGTTACAGCTATCGTAAACTCTGTTTTTTCGTTGACGGCCGTACTGTGGaactttcttttcatcttgACGTACAAAAGAACGCCTTCTCTTCGCTGTCCATCGTATACCTTCCTTTGCTGTTTAGCTTTGTCTGATCTCACCGTAGGATTAATAGTACAACCGAGTTTTGTGGCGCACAAAATTGGAGAAATTCAACACGATTTTGGTATATACTGCTCTACAAGGATAACTTCAGAAACAACTACCCGAGTTTGTTCTGGTGTATCGATACTGACGCTGACAGCCATAGGCGTAGAGCGTTATCTCGAGTTGCGATTGCATCTTCGACACAAGGAAATCGTTACCAACTTCCGAACAGTTGTCATAGCGATTCTGCTGTGGTGTATTACTATAATTCTGGCAGGGTTGTGGTTTGTGCTAGACTGGAAAATATTCAATGCCATAATAGCTTTCTGTATGTTATCTTGCTTAATTGTCACTTTGTGGGCATATTCCAGAATCTACAAAGAAGTCAGAAGACATCGTCGCGTCATACAAAGTCAAGAACAAGCCACTTCGATGCGAAATATGATAAAGTTTGGAAAGTCGACAATTACTATGGTTTATATACTTGGCTTGTATGTTATATCAAACGCATTACTAACAGGTGTTGTTATTGCCCATAGGGCTCAAGGATATACAGAGTCAATTAAGTTGGCCTATATTTATATTTCCACCTGTACCTTTATTTGCAGTTCAATTAACCCAGTGCTATACTTCTGGAGAATCTCTGACATCCGCCACGCTGTAATCCGAACGGTTAAAGCCGTTGCATGA
- the LOC141860625 gene encoding uncharacterized protein LOC141860625, with the protein MANYYSTNETVTFGIPQTCQLSVLGLILQDNGRFDCHVHVKLIKANKCLFILRSLRKEGYSQAELDHLFSSIVLPSITYGLPVYGASEAELTTMQCFLDRCYKRKYTSKSFSIKHLLEEQDRKVFRKVSGIDRHPLRGLLPKKKASTYNLRNRTSQYPKANTDRFKNSYINRLIFKYNLAM; encoded by the exons ATGGCAAATTATT ACTCCACCAACGAGACTGTCACCTTCGGCATTCCACAAACTTGTCAACTTTCTGTCCTTGGGTTAATATTACAGGATAATGGCCGATTTGATTGTCATGTGCATGTTAAGTTGATTAAGGCAAATAAGTGCTTGTTTATATTAAGATCCTTACGTAAGGAAGGTTATTCTCAGGCGGAGTTAGATCACTTGTTTTCAAGTATTGTGCTTCCTAGCATCACTTATGGGTTGCCGGTATATGGTGCTTCTGAGGCGGAGTTGACAACAATGCAGTGTTTTCTAGATAGATGTTACAAACGTAAATATACATCTAAATCTTTTTCTATCAAGCACCTTCTGGAAGAGCAGGATAGAAAAGTATTTCGTAAGGTATCTGGCATAGACCGGCACCCTCTAAGGGGATTATTACCCAAGAAGAAAGCATCAACCTACAATTTAAGGAATCGAACAAGTCAGTATCCGAAAGCTAATACAGATAGATTCAAGAACTCTTACATTAATCGTctaatttttaaatacaatttagCTATGTAA